The following are encoded in a window of Caldisericota bacterium genomic DNA:
- a CDS encoding UPF0182 family protein has product MIGLITFLLYFVFFIPIIIRGVKAHGEPLQISEVKKPLIIAGSGIVIVSIFLALIDFDVAFMWFKSLNFLPAFLTRISWQIILYIVGFFFSWGIFSLFFYIPKRREELEAGEKIVKYSKILIPIILAFFSAGTLSSHFMTILMYFNRYTSAVSDPIFNKSVSFYMFSYPFFSTLISYLIGIFVVAFIIEEGVYWFYIKDNFHPQSDASKRATNLLSIVGGILFVLIGLKIYISIYSLLLSSRGAVFGIGYTDYHIRVPLFKLLAAIFSAGGIFLFIYAIFPRFTRRDTVIKVLVIGIAAGLLLYGILPSLYQTLVVKPNELTKELSYLEHNIYGTRQGYDLDKIELKTFPDIKPLTLDDVQTEKVLIDNIRLWDWRALNDTYLQIQAIRLYYTFKDVDVDRYYIDGEYREMMISARELDHELLPANSKSWVNLHLKYTHGYGICMNTVNEFTPDGLPKLLIKDIPPVSSIEGVTVERPEIYFGETNNGYVFVNTNTPEFDYPSGEENAYVTYEGDGGIPMSPVSRFIFAIHYNDASILLSRYLSSDSKIMINRNIQDRAKSIAPFLMYDRDPYIVLGDDGKLYWMGDAFTYSSLYPYSEMIGMNGKGINYMRNSVKYVVDPYSGKVHFYIIDDNDPVIQTYKNIFPSLFKDISDMPQFLVKHLRYPDDFIQLQGEVYTVYHMNDPEVFYNKEDKWQIATEKYQASTQQVLPYFMILENRDTGKYEFVSNYPFTPSGKNNLIALAIAQCDPESYGEVTVYQFSKEKLFYGPLQIEARVDQNSEMSKTLTLWNQQGSEVIRGNMLALPIRDSILYVEPVYLQASTSRFPQLKKVIVATQTELVWGDTFDEAISLLFSGYQKPPEEPGEEVTTSELINSAFEHIGKYKQYMGEGEFELAGKELQIVEDILNQLYQERENP; this is encoded by the coding sequence ATGATAGGACTTATTACATTTTTACTTTATTTTGTGTTTTTTATTCCGATTATAATTAGAGGAGTAAAAGCACATGGTGAACCGTTGCAGATTAGCGAGGTTAAAAAACCTTTAATTATTGCCGGTAGTGGCATAGTAATTGTTTCTATATTCCTCGCACTCATTGATTTTGATGTTGCATTTATGTGGTTCAAAAGCTTAAATTTTCTCCCGGCGTTTCTTACAAGAATATCCTGGCAGATTATTCTTTATATTGTTGGTTTCTTTTTTTCTTGGGGTATATTTTCTCTATTTTTTTATATCCCAAAGCGAAGAGAAGAGTTGGAAGCTGGAGAAAAAATCGTAAAATATTCTAAAATTCTCATTCCGATTATTCTTGCTTTTTTTTCGGCAGGGACGCTTTCTTCTCACTTTATGACTATCTTAATGTATTTTAATCGTTATACGTCTGCTGTAAGCGATCCTATCTTTAATAAATCAGTTTCTTTTTATATGTTTTCCTATCCATTCTTTTCAACCCTGATTTCTTATCTTATTGGAATTTTTGTGGTAGCATTTATTATAGAGGAAGGAGTTTACTGGTTTTATATCAAAGATAATTTTCATCCGCAATCTGACGCTTCAAAGAGAGCGACCAACCTTTTATCTATTGTGGGCGGTATTTTATTTGTGCTTATAGGCTTAAAGATATATATAAGCATTTATTCGCTTCTTTTATCTTCAAGGGGAGCTGTGTTTGGTATTGGCTATACAGATTACCATATCCGAGTTCCTTTATTTAAACTTTTAGCAGCAATATTTAGTGCGGGTGGAATTTTTCTATTTATTTATGCTATTTTTCCAAGATTTACGCGGAGAGACACGGTAATTAAAGTCCTTGTTATAGGTATTGCTGCGGGGCTTTTGTTGTACGGGATTTTACCATCTTTGTATCAAACTTTGGTGGTTAAACCAAACGAATTGACTAAGGAATTAAGTTACCTTGAGCACAATATCTATGGGACAAGGCAAGGATATGATCTGGATAAAATTGAGTTAAAGACATTTCCAGATATAAAACCTCTCACATTAGATGATGTGCAAACAGAGAAAGTTCTTATAGACAATATTCGATTATGGGATTGGCGTGCCCTAAATGATACGTACCTGCAGATACAGGCTATACGGCTTTATTATACATTTAAAGATGTAGATGTGGATCGTTACTATATTGATGGTGAATACAGAGAAATGATGATATCTGCAAGAGAATTAGACCATGAGCTTTTGCCTGCTAATTCTAAGAGCTGGGTCAATTTGCACCTAAAATATACGCATGGTTATGGGATATGTATGAATACGGTGAATGAATTTACTCCTGATGGTCTGCCGAAACTTCTTATAAAGGATATTCCACCTGTTTCTTCTATTGAAGGAGTTACAGTAGAGCGCCCCGAAATATATTTTGGAGAAACTAACAATGGATATGTATTTGTTAACACAAATACTCCCGAGTTTGATTATCCCAGTGGGGAGGAAAATGCTTATGTCACTTATGAAGGTGACGGAGGTATTCCTATGTCACCTGTCTCTCGTTTTATTTTTGCCATACATTACAACGATGCAAGTATCCTTCTTTCACGTTACCTTAGCAGCGATAGCAAAATTATGATTAATAGAAATATACAGGATAGAGCAAAAAGTATTGCCCCTTTCCTTATGTATGATAGAGATCCTTACATTGTATTGGGTGATGATGGGAAATTGTATTGGATGGGAGATGCCTTTACATATTCTTCATTATATCCTTATTCAGAAATGATTGGTATGAATGGGAAAGGCATTAACTATATGAGAAACAGTGTAAAATATGTTGTTGATCCATATTCGGGAAAAGTGCATTTTTACATTATTGATGACAACGATCCTGTTATTCAGACATATAAAAATATTTTTCCTTCTCTGTTTAAAGATATTTCCGATATGCCTCAATTTTTGGTAAAGCATTTGCGTTATCCTGATGATTTTATACAGTTGCAGGGCGAAGTTTATACCGTATACCATATGAATGATCCTGAGGTATTTTACAATAAAGAAGATAAATGGCAGATTGCAACAGAGAAATATCAGGCTTCAACACAGCAGGTATTACCCTACTTTATGATTTTAGAAAACAGGGATACAGGAAAATATGAATTTGTTTCTAATTACCCATTTACTCCTTCCGGGAAAAATAATCTTATTGCCCTTGCTATTGCCCAGTGTGATCCGGAAAGCTATGGGGAAGTAACGGTTTACCAATTCTCCAAGGAGAAATTATTTTATGGCCCTTTGCAAATTGAGGCGCGAGTAGATCAGAATTCAGAAATGTCAAAGACTCTTACCTTATGGAATCAGCAGGGATCAGAGGTAATCAGAGGGAATATGCTTGCTCTTCCAATAAGAGATTCTATTCTTTATGTAGAACCTGTGTATCTTCAGGCAAGTACAAGTCGATTTCCTCAATTAAAGAAAGTCATTGTTGCTACGCAAACGGAACTTGTATGGGGAGATACTTTTGATGAGGCAATTTCACTTTTGTTTTCTGGATATCAAAAGCCGCCCGAAGAACCGGGGGAGGAAGTAACAACATCTGAACTTATTAACTCTGCCTTTGAACATATTGGGAAATATAAACAGTATATGGGTGAGGGTGAATTTGAGC